The Acidobacteriaceae bacterium nucleotide sequence CAGTGGCAGAACGCCGCTCTGTGGCAGCGGATGTCGTGGGTTCGAACCCCACTAGCCGCCCCAATCACCCCCTCCCTGTACTGTTTCTTTCGAGAAGTGATACACCGCTTTTGCGGGCCTGGAGAAGTCGATTGTCCCGCCGTGCGTCCGTATTCCCCCAAAATGACCAGGCGGCTTCGCCACTTTTCTGCGGCACCTCAGGTTGGGCCTATCCCACCTGGAAGCCCGAGTTCTATCCGGCTGACGTCTCCAGCAAAAATTTTCTTCGCTACTACGCTTCCCAGTTGAACTCGCTGGAGGTGAACTACACCTTCACCAAGGCCCTGAGCGCCAAGCAAACAGAAGACTGGCTCGCCGCGACCTCTTCCGGCTTCCGCTTCAGCTTCAAAGCTCCACAGCGCATTACGAACTGGCAGCGACTCCGCGACTGCGCCGACTCCGTGGCCGAGTTCTTCGCCACGCTGCAGCCCTTCGCGAACGCCAACAAACTCGGCTGTGTCCTCTTCCAGCTTCCGCACAACTTCAAGCCAAACCACGAACTCCTCGCGGGATTTCTCTCCTTGCCGGAGTTCCAAAGCCACACCTCGGCCTTCGAGTTCCTGCACGCTGACTGGTTCAGCGAAGAGACCTACAGCCTCCTGCGTCAACATAACGTCGCCCTCTGCCAGTCGGACAGCGAAAAGCTCACCGCGCCGCAGGTCGATACCGCGACGCACCGCTATCGGCGGCTTCGCCAGCCCGGCGGCTACTCCGCGGCCACGCTCGACAAGCTGGCGAAAGAACTCGCTGCCGCCACGCAGGAAAGCTACGTCTATCTACGCCACGAAGAAGCCCCCACCGGAGCTTTGCAGGCGCGTACGCTGCTACAAGCCGTTCTGCAGGAGGCCGCATGACGCCCGCAAACTGGCAGCAGGGCCTGCCCTCCTTTGAACCACGCCGCTGGCTCCGCAACGGCCACCTGCAAACTATCTTCGGCAACTTCCTGCCACGCGAGTCGCACATTCCCTCGCCCACGCAGCACCTCGTCGAAGTCATCCCGGCACGTCACTCGCAGATCGCCACCCAGATTCTTTGTGAGTGCCACTGGCAACCGGCCGACGTCCGCCGCGACCGCCACACCGTGCTCATCCTCCACGGTCTCGAAGGCTCCTCGCGCTCGCAGTACGTCGGCGGCAACGCGCAGAAGCTCTGGGACGCGGGCTGCAACATCATCCGCATGAACATGCGGAACTGTGGCGGCAAGAACTACGAGATGGCCCGCCTGACGCCGACGCTTTACCACTCCGGGCTCTCCGGTGATGTGCTCGCCGTAATCAATCACTTTATCGCCACAGAAGGCATCACGTCGATCTCGCTGATCGGCTACAGCATGGGTGGCAACCTTGTGCTGAAGCTTGCGGGCGACCTCGGAGCCAACGCTCCGGCGGAGCTTCGCGCCGTCGTCGGAGTCTCGCCTGCCATGGATCTCTCGGCCTCAGCAGACGCTCTGCACCTGCCCGCCAACCGGCTGTACGAGATGAAGTTTCTTCGCGCCCTCACCCAGCGCTTCCGGCACAAAGCCGAGCTCTTTCCTCGCGCCTTCGACCCGCGCCTCTCCTACGGCATCCGCTCTCTTCGTGAGTTCGACGACCGCATCACGGCGCTTTACTCCGGCTTCCAGTCCGCCGAGGACTATTACCAGCGCTGCGCCGCCGCACACGTGCTCGGTACCATCGCCGTTCCTACGCTGCTGGTTCACGCAGAAGACGATCCCTTCATACGCGTCCTGCCTGAGACACGCGCGGCAATTGCCGGCAATGCCAACATCACGCTCGTCGAAGCAGCTCACGGAGGCCACTGCGCCTTCCTCGCCGCACCCGACAAAGCCACCGGCTATGACGGCTACTGGGCGGAGCATCTCTCCCTGCGCTTCATTCTCGCCAACGCCAATCGCTGATAACCTGAACGAATGCTCTGTGAGTGGACAGCCGAATGCGGAGATGATGCCCCGACCGTAGTCGTTCCATGGTCTGACGCCGCCTCCGGCCTGCATTGGGTCGATCTCCGCGCCGAACCGTACGACATCGCAGAGGTCTCTGAAGCCGAGCACTACCCTGCTCTGGGCCGTGCGCTGCGCTCGCTCAACGCCACACGCTCTCCGCTCATTACCTCAAAGTGCGACGCCTGGCCGCTGGACAGCGAAGACATCGATGCGCTCCGCTTTGAGCTCGACCTCGACGAGACCGCCTCGCAGCACGGCATCTCCGGCTACGTCGATATACTGTGGCGCGACCGCACGCTCTTTGGCTCAGCCCATCAGCAGCAGGACCGCCTCGATCGCCTCACACGCCGCACCCAGCGTCTCGAACACCCGCAGGCCAAGGCCGAGTTCATCCTCCGCCCTGCGATGCTCGACCGCGCCAGCGCCCTCGAAGGCTACGCCATCACGCTCTACGTTTCTGCTGCGGGAGCCGACCATGATTCGGCGATGCGAGAGTGGGAGTTAGCACTTGAAGACATCGTGGCAATGCTTCGCACGCGAGAGTTCGAAGTCCCTCGCACCTCCGCTACAATCGACTAAGCGTTCAGGCTCTTCGCCTGCGGACACGTAGCTCAATTGGATAGAGCACCGACCTTCTAAGTCGGGGGTTACAGGTTCGATCCCTGTCGTGTCCACCACTTCCAAACTACATTTCAGCGAACTCACGCTCTGACGCCGGCACATGCCGCTGAACGTGAGGCTGTGTGCGGCTGTAGCCGGTCACGTGGCGCAGGCCAGCAAGGCCGATCAGCGCCAGTTGCAACACGCAGACACCGTCCCACTCCCACCGCGACCACGCCATCGTCGACAGCGCCGAGCCCACCGCGCCACCGATGAAGTACATCGTCATATACACCGTGTTCAAACGCGAACGCTCTTCCGATCCAAGCCCGAAGATGCGCGTCTGGTTCGCCACCTGCAGCATCTGCTGGCCCATATCCAGCACCAGAACGCCGACCACCAGAACCACCAGGTGCACCGCCGTCGCAGCGTGAATCTTGTCGCCAAGCCACAGGATCACCAGCGCAAACGTAAACACCGCGCCCGCGACGGTTACGACGTACCGCGTACCGCGCTTGTCGGACAACCGCCCTGCCACAGGAGCCACCATGGCTCCAGCCGCGCCCACGATGCCAAACGACCCCGCAACACCCGGCCCCATGTGGTAATGGCTTGCGAGCATGAACGCCATCGTTGTCCAGAAGCAGCTGAACGACGCAAAGCTCAGCGCACCCATCATGCCAGCTTCGCGCAGCAACGGCTCTTTGCGGAAGATCGTTCCGAGCGACCGCAGCGTCGCCGCATAGCTTAGGCTCTGCTTGGGCTCCAGCCTCGGCATCAGCTTTGCCAGCGTCGGCACAAACGCCAGGTTCATCACCGCAGCCGCGAAGTACACCGTCCGCCAGCCATGCCACGCGTTCAACCACCCGGCAAACGTCCTGGCCAGCAACACGCCCAGCAGCAGCCCGGTCATCACTGTGCCAATCGCCTGCCCACGCTTCTCCACCGGCACAAGATCAGGAGCTATCGGCAGCGCAATATGCGTCACAGCGGCAAAAAGCCCGATCAGGATGCTCGCCGCGACCATGCTCCACAGGTTCGGAGCCAGCCCCGCCAGCAGCAGCGCCACCGAAACTCCGGCGTACAGCTTCATCATCAAGCCGCGGCGCTCGGCGATATCTCCCAGCGGAACCAGGCACAGCAGGCCGATCGCGTAGCCTACCTGCGTGGCCGTTGCGACAAACCCCATCGCGTGGGCGCTGGTGTGCAGGCTCGCGCCCATCACCATCAACAACGGCTGATTGTAGTAAATCGAGCCCACGCCGACAGCGCAGGCCAGGCCGAGAAACGGCAGTGCCCAACGCCCACCCATCGTGCTGTCTGAACTGCTCGCCATGGTTGTCTGAATCTTAGATCGCCTGAGCTTATAAGTGTAAGACAGGTTGCCGCCTCAGAGAACAGGCAAACGCCTGACATCGGAAAGAACTATCATGAATGGTGGTGAATACGCATACCTCCAATTCGCCCGCTGAGCAGCCCCTCGTCACCGACACCGCTGCCGAGACCATCGCCGTCGCCATGTCCGGTGGCGTGGACTCCTCTGCCGTCGCCGCTATGCTCGCCGCGCAGGGCTACCGCATCGTCGGCCTTACGCTGCAGCTCTGGAACCAACGCCGCCTCGCTGGTCGCGAAGGCATGCCCGAAAGCGTGCAGGGCCGCTGCTGCTCCATCGACGACGTCTACGACGCTCGTCGCGTCGCCGAGCAGCTCAGCATCCCCTATTACCTCGTCAACGCGCAGGAGCGCTTCGAGGATGAGGTCGTTCGTCCCTTCGTCGACGAGTACCTCGCAGGCCGCACGCCCATCCCCTGCACCCTTTGCAACAACCATCTGAAGTTCGACCAGCTCCTCGTCACCGCACGCGGCATCGGCGCGGACAAGATCGCCACCGGCCACTACGCACGCAATCGCTTCGACGACGAGCGCAACCGCTGGGTCATGTCGCGTCCGGCCGACAAGAGCAAGGACCAGACCTACTTCCTCTTCGGCCTCACGCAGGAGCAACTCGCCCGCACCCTCTTTCCGCTCGGCGAGATGCAGAAGCCAGCCGTCCGTGCCATGGCCGCCGATCAAGGTCTCGAACTCGCTCAGAAGCCCGACTCGCAGGAGATCTGCTTCATCCCCGGCGGCTCGTACTCGCAGTTCCTCCGCGCCTATCTCGACGAGCAGGGCCGCGAGCTTCCTGACTCCGCGGGTGAACTTGTCGCGTCCAACGGTGACGTTCTCGGTCAGCACGAAGGCATCCACGCCTTCACGGTCGGCCAGCGCAAGGGCCTCGGCATCAGCGCGCCGAACCCGCTCTACGTCCTGAAGATTCACCCGGGCTCACACCAGGTCGAGGTCGGCGAAGACGAGCAGCTCTACTCACGCACGCTCCACGCCAACCGGCTCAACTGGGTTTCCATCGCCGAACCCGGCGAGCCCATTCGCGTCGACATCAAGATTCGTCACCGCCACGAGCCTGCTCCAGCAACGCTCCGTGTCACCGGCCCCGACACCATCGAGGCCACCTTTGACGAACCACAGCGAGCCATCACTCCCGGCCAGTCTGCCGTCTTCTACCAGGGCGATGAAGTCGCCGGTGGCGGCTGGATTTTCTAGCTCTTTCCCCTTACGCCCAAACAAAAGCGGCGAGCCGAGGCTCGCCGCTTTTCACTTCTGTCCGACATTAGAGATCGTACGGTCCCGGTTCCTTCGTCCCAAACGGCGAACGCGCAATCAACGTATCCAGCCCGGCACGCAAACCAGCAATCACGCCAGCAACCTGACGCACCGGCCCCTTGATGCTCTCCTGCACCGTGCGCGAAACCTCATACGTCGTTGCCAACGCATCGGAAACAATGCCGTCCACGCGGGAGATCTGCACACGCGAACGTTCGTTGACGTCCTGAACCGTACGGTTGAGCTGATCAACCGTCGAAGCCAACTCATCGACCTTCACACGCACCGTGTAGCTGGTCTGCTCGAAGTTCGTCGCAGCCGTACGAATCTTCGGCCCCAGCTCATCCACTAAGGCGGTGGCCTTCTCAATCAGCGGCGCGGTCTTTTGCTCAAACGCCCCGGTCAGCTTATCGACCTTCATAAACATCTTGGCAGCGAATGCAGCGGCAATGCACACACCTACAGCCTGCGCCACCAGTGCAATACCAATCACCGCAGACCAGATCGAAATCTTATGCTGATCGATTCCGCCATCCTGAAACATCACCACCGCGATCGAACTCAATAACACCATCACGACCACCTCAAAAAGAAAATCAGTTCCACTCTACGGGCGCACTCACTTCCCCGCAAGCAAGAGGGCCGGCTCGTAGATCGAACCGGCCCTCTGCAATCCGAACAACACAGCTTACGAAGGAAGCACTTCGTTGGTCTTTTCGACGTAAGCTTCCTTGCCTGCATCCACTGCAGCGGCTACAGCCTGCTGTTGGTTCTGCACAACCTGCTTGCCCTTGTCGACGTACTGCGTCCACTGGGTGCGGCCCTTGTCGTAGTACTCCTTGCCCTTATCGGCATACTCGGACGCAACCTGCTTGCCCTTGTCCACGTACTCAGACGCAACCTGCTTGCCCTGCTCGACGTACTGCTTACCCTGCGTGACGCCCTGGCTGTACAGTTCGTTGGCGCGCTCACGTGCGTCCATCGCGCCAGCTACAAGCTCTTCCCGCGTTTCCTTGCCACTCTTCGGAGCGTACAGAACGCCCACCAGCGCACCGAGCCCGAGACCGGCCAGGAACCATCCAAAGCTACCTACGCCGTTATCGTTGTCTGCCATTACATCCTCCAGATGCGTTATTTCACCACGTCCTGCACATCTAAGCAGACTTCGCGGCGTTCTATGAAAGTGGATGCCCTCAACGAGCTCCGGGTTGTGTGCATACCGTCTTCGTAAGTTTTGCATAAAACTACTTGCGGCTTCTTCACTCACAGTTGCATCCTAACCGCGAGGCAACTCGGAGGCACGATTATGTTTGCAAAACTCTCCCTGCAACGGACAACGACCGCAATGGTTCTCTCCGCTGCAATGCTTGTAAGCGTCGGCTGCAAAAAGACAGTCGACGACGCCACTCTCTCCACCGAAGTTCAAAAAGCACTGGCAGGCGACCCCGCCATCGCCAAGCAATCGATCCAGCCCACCGTCGTCAACGGCGTCGTCACCCTCGCAGGCAACGTCACCGACGACACAGCCAGCACCGTCGCCGCGCAAGATGCGGCCCGCGTCCAGGGCGTCAAGGAAGTCGTCAACAACATCACCGTAGCGGGCATCGCGGTCACGCCGACGGTCACCTCGCCTGCCGCACCGGAGAACCCACGCCCTGCCACCAAGGCCGAGCAGCAGGTTATCGCCACACAGAAGACGCTTCCGCCGCCAGCAGCCAACGAGCCGCCACCGCCGCCGAAGCCCGTCGTACACAACATCACCCTGCCTGCAGGCTCCAGCATCCCAGTGCGCATCACGGAAACGCTCGATAGCGGCAAAACCGAAACCGGCACGCCCTTCAACGGCACCGTCACACGCTCGGTTTCGTCGAACGGTTACGTCGTCATCCCGGCAGGTTCTGCCGTCTCCGGCCGTGTTGTCGAAGCCAAGGATGCGGGCCACTTTAAAGGCAACTCGCTTCTCGCCATCCAGCTCACCGCAGTTCGCCGTCACGGCCAGCTTATCCCCATCACCACCGAGAGCTACGCCGTAGAAGGCAAGGGCCGCGGCAAGAACACGGCACTCAAGATCGGCGGCGGCGCAGCTGCGGGCGCTCTGCTCGGCGGCCTCTTTGGCGGCGGCAAGGGCGCTGGCATCGGAGCACTCGCTGGCGGCGGAGCAGGCACAGCCTACCAGGGCATGACGCGCGGTGAGCAGGTGCAGATCTCTTCAGAGAGCCTCATCCGTTTCCGCACGGCTAACTCCATCACCGTGCAGACCACCGAGCGCCCGGCCGAAGACGATGAGGCTCCGGCTCCCGGCCTCCAGACCCGATAATCGACAGCCAGCAAAAAGCGTCGGCAAACCTGCCGACGCTTTTTTGCGTCTGTAATCGCTTGTAGTCGTCTAATTCAGTAGCAGCTTGCCGCGCATCTACGGCGGTTACCCCTCTCACGCACCCCTGCCCCCCGAGAAGGATGTAGTGTGCCCTTGAGCACTTCGGCCGTACGCCCATCAGCGTTTCTTAGCTTGACCCTCCACGCGCATCTACCGTTCGTGGTCAACCACGGCACATGGCCCCACGGCATGGAGTGGCTTCTCGAAGCCGCCGCCGAAACCTACCTTCCCCTGCTGCGCGTCTTCACGCGGCTCGAGCAGGAGGGCATCCCGCTTCGCTGCAATCTGAACCTCACCCCTGTCCTGCTGGAACAGCTGAATCACCCAGCGTTCAAAGCCGAGTTCCCCCGTTATCTGGAGCGCAAGATCAGTGCCGCGCGTGAGGACGAATCCTACTTCCTCACCATGCAGCAACAGCAGTACGCCGAACTCGCTCGTTACTGGCAACACTTCTTCTCGGAAGCCCTTGAAGACTTCCGCGCCCTCGGCGGCGACTTCCTCTCGGCCTTCCGTGGCTTCCACCAGCGCGGTCAAATCGAAATCATGACCTCCGGCGCAACGCACGGCTACATGCCGCTGCTCGGCACCGATGAAAGCGTCCGTGCGCAGATCCGCGTCGCCGTACAGACGCACGAACGTCTCCTCGGCGAACGTCCCCGAGGCATCTGGCTGCCGGAGTGTGGCTACCGCCCGGCAGGTCGCTGGGAGCTCCCTGTTCCGGCCGCCGATGGCTCGCCGCTGCCCCCTGCCGCCGAGCGCATAGGCATCGAAGAAGCCGTCTCCGAGGCCAACCTCGACTACTTCTTCGTCGATACGCACCTGGTTGAAGGCGCAGCCGACATCGACTCGCCGTACTTCCGTTCGGCTTCTGCCGCGCACGTCCGCCTGCCCGAAGGAACCGACGCTCGTCGCCTCTATCAGCCCTACTTTGTCGACGGCCCGTACACCTCCGCTGGGAACGCCGAAGCAGCCGCAACGATCTTCCCGCGCGACCCGCGCACCGGTGCACAGGTCTGGTCTGGCGACACCGGCTATCCCGGCGACGAAAACTATCTCGACTTCCATAAGAAACGCTGGCCCGGTGGTCATCGTTACTGGCGCGTCACCGGCGGCAACGTCGACATCGGCGACAAGCAGATCTACGTCCCGCAGCACGCCGCCGAACGCGTTCAGGAGCACGCCCGCCACTTCGTCGAGCTCGTCTGGTCCGCTCTCAGCCCCACAGCCTCGACGACCAAGCCGCCGATCCTCTCTGCGCCTTTCGATGCCGAACTCTTCGGCCATTGGTGGTTCGAAGGCCCAGCCTGGCTGGAAGCAGTCGCCCGCGCCGTCCATGCCCCAACCAGCGGCCAGAACAGCGGCCTCGCGCTCTCCACCGGCTCCGAGTACCTCGACAGCTATCCGCGTGCCGGCTTCCTCGCTCTGGCAGAAGGTTCTTGGGGAGCGCACGGCAACAACGAAGTCTGGCTCAACAACCAGACCTCCTGGACCTACACCGAGCTTTATCCTGCCGAGTTGCAACTTCGTGAACTCGCCACCGATACCGCCTGGCACACCAACGAACTTGCCGCTCGCATTCTGCGCCAGATGTGCCGCGAACTTCTCCTGCTCGAAAGCTCCGACTGGCAGTTCCTCATCACCACCGGCGCCGCACAGGACTACGCCTCAGCTCGCTTCCGCGGCCACGCCGACAGCTTCAACGACCTCCGTCGTCTCTACGCCACGGCGCTGCAAAGCAGCCTCGGCGAAGCAGACACGCACCTTCTCACCGCCATCGAAGCCCGCGACAATCTCTTCGCCGAGATCGACCCAGCCTTCTGGGCTACTGGAGCCCACGCCACACGTACCTCCCCGGCCACCGTCCACGGGGAACACCCGACCTTGCCCCCTGCCGGACGCAAGCCCCCGACAGGGGACGCCACTCTCAGCGAGCTGCCCAAGTTCCACACCGAAAGGTCGGAGGCGTAAGCTAAACCTATGCAGCACAGCGCCATCGCCACGAACAAACGCCCCACGCTCCACCTTGTTCCGCCGCGTGCGCCTCGCTATAGCCCCATTGTTCTCTGGCATCTGCTCTCGCTCGACGCCCCGACCGTTGCCGCCGTCTGGACGCTGCTCGTCGCCCACGCTGCGCACATCCATCTCCCGTGGCAGACGCCCGTCGCACTCTTCGTCGCGGTCTGGGCGCTCTACGTCGTCGACCGCCTGCTCGACACCACCGACCTCGAAGAGCGGCATCGCTTCCACCAGCGCCATCGCGGCCGCTTCCTTGCGCTTGTCGCCTGGGCCGCTCCCGTTATCGCTCTGCTGCTGCATCGCATCGACGCCGCCGCGCTACGTCTCTACATTCTTCTCGCCAGTCTGCTGGCCGCATGGTTCATCGTCATCCATGCCCGGCACGGTGCGCACCGTCTGCCGAAAGAACTCGCCGTCGGCCTGTTCTTTCCGGCAGCTATCTTTATCCCCACCGTCGCTCGCTTTCCTGACTTGCGCCTCACGCTGCTGCCGCCCGCGCTCCTGCTTGCAGTCGTCTGCACACTCAACTGCCTCTTCCTTTACGCCTGGGAACACCCGCACAATCGCCTCCGCGCTCACTGGACGACACGCTGGGCCACCGCCCACCTCGACATGCTCTCCATGGTGGCGCTCGGAGTTTCGGTCGTGCTGGGCGTCTTCTACCGCGAAGACCTGCGCATCATCCCCGTAGCGTGCGGGCTCGCTGTCGGCTTCCTGCTGTTGCTCGACCGCACGCGCCACACCCTTCGTCCGCTGGTCGTGCGTGCGCTGGCTGACGCCGCGCTGCTTTCGCCGCTGCTTTTCCTCCCCTTCCTGCACAATGCCGGGCTTTGATCGCGTGGCGCGGCTCTACCGCTGGGCAGAATACCTCGCCCTCGGCCCGCTGCTCACACAAACCCGCAACCACTGGCTCCCCAAACTCACCCACATTCGCCAGGCAACCATCTTCGGTGATGGAGACGGGCGCTTTCTCGCACGCTTCCTGCAGCAAAACCCCGCCGCGCACGCCCACGCCATCGACGCCAGCCCCTGTATGCTCAAACTTCTGCAGCAGCGCAGCCTCTTCGCCGCGGCAAGACGCACCACGGAACTAGCTACCCTGCCTGAAGCCCTTCCGGCTCCCGACAGCGACCTGCTCGTCACCCATTTCGTCCTCGACTGCCTGCCCCAAACTGCCGTCGATCGTTTTGCAGAGCAATGCTTCGCCCGCACCGCACCCGGCACCCTCTGGCTGGTGTCAGACTTCGCGCCCATGCGCTCCCGCTGGCTGCGCCCGGCCTCGCGACTCTACATTCGCTTGCTCTATCTCTCGTTCCGCATGTTGACCGGGCTACGAGTCACGCAACTGCCCGACTCGTATCAGGCACTTTCGCAGGCAGGCTTCCAGCGCATCGCCCACACCGAACGAGTCAACGGCCTGCTCTTCACCGAACTCTGGCGTCGCCCATAAAATGGTCTACAGGAGCACTCCCGCTCCGTGACATCAGCCGTTCATACAGAACGTGTACGCTGCAAACCATCGGAACGCTCGCATGAATCTATTCGTACTTCGCCACGCCTCTGCAGGAACCCGCCGCCCGAACCCGCTGCTCGACGTCAAGCGTCCACTCGACAAAGACGGCAAGAAACACGCGCTCTACCTAGCCTACGTGCTGAACACGATGAACGTGACCTTTGATCTCGTCGTCTCCAGCCCGCTCAAGCGTTCCCTGCAGACGGCACAGCTTGTCGCCACCGAAACCGGCTACGAGCAGAACGTGCTCATCTCCAACGCGCTCTCTCCCGCCGCGACCTACACACAGTTTCAGCACATGCTGCGCGAGTGCGATGGCCACGAGAACGTCCTCGTTGTCGGCCATAACCCCAACCTGACCGAGTTCCTTGGATCGCTGATCTCACCCACCGCAGCCCTCAACGAGAACCCGGAGAACGCCCGCGTACGCCTCCGCAAGGGCTCGCTCGCGCGCCTCAACTACCAGCGCGGCCCAGCTACCCTGCAGTGGCTCCTCGACCCTCGCGTCGTGCGCGGCCTTTACACCACTTCGACGAAGAGCTCTCTACGGAAGATCTCGCGGAAGTAAGCAGCTTCCTTCTTCAGCGACCACGCTTCCAGCTCGGCTCCCCCACGCGCCGGCACCAGTTCCAGCACCACACGCTTCGGAAACACCTTCACCTGCATCTTCACCGCGGACAGTGCGCGGTCCTGGTTCAGTGCCTGCGCCAGTCGCAGCAGCACCACCGCCCGCACTACGTGGCCGTGCTCTTCCACCGGAACCGCCCGCATCGGACGATCCATCGCATCCGGCCTGCTCTTGCCCAGGTAGCGTGCAATCGCCGCCACAATCGCCCGCTGCTCCGGCGACACGCCAAAGATCTCCGAGTTCGCAATGATGTAATGCGTGTGCCGGTGATGCCCCTGGTGATTCAGGAACTTACCCACGTCCTGCATCATCGCCGCAGCCTGCAGCCACAGACGATAATCCTGCGGCAGTTCATGCACCCGCGCCAGACCATCGAAGATCTGCAGCGCATGGAGCCGCTCCGGTTCAGCACGCTTCAGGTCCACACGATAACGCTCGCAGACCGCCATTACGCCTTCCCAGCGCTCGGCCTCAATCGTCCTGTGCGCTGACGTCTTGACATCGATATCTGCCAGCATCGCGGCCAGGATGCCGTCACGCAGCCCAAGCGGCGAGTACCGGAAGCCCGGCAGCTCCATCCGCTCCAGCAGCGACGCATAGACCTGCGCTCCGCCCGCAATGATGTCCGCGCGACGGGCTCCAATGCCCGGCATTGCAGCGCGTTCCGCGTTCGTCAGCTTCAGCAAACGATCCGCAAGCCGACGCACGCTCCCCGTATCTGCCTGCATTAGCTTGCCCAGAGCAGCGTTCGTCGTGCTCAACATCCGCTTGCCCTTCACCACCTTCTTTGGCACGCTGCCCTGCGCCGCGTAGAAGTTGCTCGCTTCTGCCAACGCAGCCGCCGTGCCCGAAGTCGCCAGAACAAGATCAATCCGTGGCTTGCCCAGCTTGCGCTGTCCGCGCGTCAGTTCGCGGTCAATAAACTTTCTCAGCCTGCCGACATCTTCCTTCGACGGCTTCTCTTCGCGCAGGAACTCCTGCTGCAAACG carries:
- a CDS encoding histidine phosphatase family protein; translated protein: MNLFVLRHASAGTRRPNPLLDVKRPLDKDGKKHALYLAYVLNTMNVTFDLVVSSPLKRSLQTAQLVATETGYEQNVLISNALSPAATYTQFQHMLRECDGHENVLVVGHNPNLTEFLGSLISPTAALNENPENARVRLRKGSLARLNYQRGPATLQWLLDPRVVRGLYTTSTKSSLRKISRK
- a CDS encoding Ppx/GppA phosphatase family protein; amino-acid sequence: MPTFAAIDIGSNSCRLAIAEVVGHRLKTLHEDREITRLGESVFEAGVISPEAMAVTVKALKRFHKAVQMHAVDRVRVVATSATRDARNADAFKAWVKSATGWTLEVISGLEEGRLIHLGVMTHEAGARGRCLLVDLGGGSCEITVSEAGRIKEMVSLPLGAVRLQQEFLREEKPSKEDVGRLRKFIDRELTRGQRKLGKPRIDLVLATSGTAAALAEASNFYAAQGSVPKKVVKGKRMLSTTNAALGKLMQADTGSVRRLADRLLKLTNAERAAMPGIGARRADIIAGGAQVYASLLERMELPGFRYSPLGLRDGILAAMLADIDVKTSAHRTIEAERWEGVMAVCERYRVDLKRAEPERLHALQIFDGLARVHELPQDYRLWLQAAAMMQDVGKFLNHQGHHRHTHYIIANSEIFGVSPEQRAIVAAIARYLGKSRPDAMDRPMRAVPVEEHGHVVRAVVLLRLAQALNQDRALSAVKMQVKVFPKRVVLELVPARGGAELEAWSLKKEAAYFREIFRRELFVEVV